Part of the Dehalococcoidia bacterium genome is shown below.
ATGGCTTTAGCCGCCAAGAAACATTGGACTTTGTGCTTCGCGCAGAGGAATTAGGGTACGAATCAATTTGGTTTGGTGAATCTTGGGGATACGATGCGTTTACGACGCTTGCTTGGGTCGCTTCCCACGCAAAGAAAATTAGGTTAGGTACTCACATTTCTACGATCTTCAGTAGAACTCCTGCAATGACAGCTCAAAGTGCTTTTTCACTGAATGAAATATCTGGAGGTCGACTCACTTTGGGAATTGGAACAAGTGGACCACTGGTGGTGGAACACTGGCATGGAGTTAAATGGGAAAGCCCTTTGGTTCGTACTCGGGAGTATGTAGAAATTATCAGGTTAGCTTTGAGCGGTCAGCGAGTTGATTACGACGGGAGCCTCTACCAACTTAAAGGATTCAAGCTTCGCGACCTTGTAGAGGAAGTAAAAATCCCAATCATGATTGCCTCGATTGGACCAAAAAATATCGAATTGACTGGTGAAATTGCAGATGGCTGGCTGCCGATATTTCTTAAGCGAGATGCTATAGCCCAATGTAAAGAGTTGATTCGAAAAGGGGCTACTATCGCGCCAAGAGATTTAGAGGACTTTGAAATTGCTCCTTCTGTGCTTGCAGCCGTTTCGGACGACGCATTAATAACTAGGAACATGGTTAAAGCCCATATAGCTTTTTATGTAGGTGGCATGGGCAGTTTTTATAAAAACATGATGAGTAAATTTGGATGGGGCTCTGAAGCCGAAGATATACGTGCTGCTTGGGATATGCCAGATCGCAAAGGTAGAGTCATGGCAAGAGATTTAGTGACAGATGAAATGGTTGATCAAACAAGTGTTGCGGGCAGTCTCCAGCATGCCAAGAATCAGCTTATGAGCTTATTCGACGCGGGTGTTACGCTTCCAATACTTATGTTTCCATTTGGTTCTGATAAAAAAGTTATATCAGATACAATCGATATAGTTGCACCGAAGAATATATAAGCGAGAGGCTATTATGCGGAATGGTTACAAAATATTTGATGCTGATACCCATTTTCATGCATCTTCCGAGACCCTCCAACCTTTCTTAGCTCCTTCATTAAGAGATTCAATTGAAGGGGTGGGGCTGCAAGAATTCCGAACAGGATGGGCAGGAGAAAAATTGGAAGCTCCCTATAACCATCTTTATAGGCTAGGAGATACCTCTGGTTGGGGAGCTGCTCCGCCAAGGTATTTGGGTGAGGCAGGACCGAGGCCAAACGCTGAACGCCATTTCCAAAAATTCCAAGGCTTCAAATTTCCAACCGTAGGTGGTTCAGACTGGGACATTGATGCCAGAATTCGGGATATGGACGAAGAAGGAGTCGACGTACATTTAATGGTTCCTGGTGCATCCTTAGGTCATAAGGACCCCTCTGTGGATATGGCAATGATTGAAAGCGTCCATCGGCAACTGGATGACGCATGCTCTCGTTACCCCGAGAGATTGAATTCACTTATCCTCGCTACTGCACGTGATGTAAAAGGCTCTTTATCAGAAATTAATAAATATGCAGGGAGTAAATGGGCTAAAGGTATATGGGTGAACTTGCCTGTTGACTATCCCGTTGATCATCCTGAATTAAACCCGATATGGGAAGCAGCTGATAGCCATGGGCTGACAATAGTTCACCATAGCTTTGCTTGGGGTTACCCGGGTTATCGGGATTTATGGGATAACCCGTTCATAGGAAGAACGGCTTCACACCCGTGGGCAGCAATGCGTATGATCGCGGCTTTTCTTGGTGCTGGATTGTTAGATAAATACCCCAACCTTAATCTTGCCATTTTAGAATCCGGATTTGGCTGGTTGCCATTTTGGATGAGAAGAATGGAAGATCAAGTTCACTATATGGGTTATGTGGCAGATGGCCTAAAGCACAGGATGGATGAATACATGACAGGAGGGCGCTTTTTTGCAGGCATAGTGATTCACGAAGGTGAAGAAATGACCAAAATGGTGA
Proteins encoded:
- a CDS encoding LLM class flavin-dependent oxidoreductase — its product is MSPRVGLHMPLGNGFSRQETLDFVLRAEELGYESIWFGESWGYDAFTTLAWVASHAKKIRLGTHISTIFSRTPAMTAQSAFSLNEISGGRLTLGIGTSGPLVVEHWHGVKWESPLVRTREYVEIIRLALSGQRVDYDGSLYQLKGFKLRDLVEEVKIPIMIASIGPKNIELTGEIADGWLPIFLKRDAIAQCKELIRKGATIAPRDLEDFEIAPSVLAAVSDDALITRNMVKAHIAFYVGGMGSFYKNMMSKFGWGSEAEDIRAAWDMPDRKGRVMARDLVTDEMVDQTSVAGSLQHAKNQLMSLFDAGVTLPILMFPFGSDKKVISDTIDIVAPKNI
- a CDS encoding amidohydrolase — translated: MRNGYKIFDADTHFHASSETLQPFLAPSLRDSIEGVGLQEFRTGWAGEKLEAPYNHLYRLGDTSGWGAAPPRYLGEAGPRPNAERHFQKFQGFKFPTVGGSDWDIDARIRDMDEEGVDVHLMVPGASLGHKDPSVDMAMIESVHRQLDDACSRYPERLNSLILATARDVKGSLSEINKYAGSKWAKGIWVNLPVDYPVDHPELNPIWEAADSHGLTIVHHSFAWGYPGYRDLWDNPFIGRTASHPWAAMRMIAAFLGAGLLDKYPNLNLAILESGFGWLPFWMRRMEDQVHYMGYVADGLKHRMDEYMTGGRFFAGIVIHEGEEMTKMVSEMMGDHVLMFGSDYPHAESRFPKSADIVLDWDSLGEERMRKLMWDNAEKCFRL